Within Nocardioides rotundus, the genomic segment CCCGGGAGGAGGAGCACCAGGCGGCGTCAGCGATCGGATGCCCGTCGGGCCGCGGCCAGGCCAGCGGCATGCCGCCCATCTTGTTGGCCTTCCACAGCATCGCGTTGGCCGCCGAGTTCGGTCCCGTGGGTGCCTGGAGGGAGACTCCGAGCGCGCGATGCGTGGCCACCAGGTCCTCGAAGGCGTCGCGGACCTTGCGCCCGCGGGCCGCGGCGAACTCCGGCGTGGCGACCAGCTCGCGCAACACCGCGGCGATGTCGGTGTCGGCGGCGAGGTAGGCCGCGGCCAGCCGGTCGACGAGCGAGGACGGCGGGTCGTCCTGCACGAACTTGACCGCCAGGCGGCCAGCGACCCTCCGGGCGGTGGCGGGGTGCCGCGCCAGGTAGTCCAGGTAGCGCTCGGTCAGGGCCCGCCCGTCGGCGACGGCGTTGGCGTCGGAGAACCCCATCACCGACACGGCCCCGGTCCAGTGGTCGGGGGCGGAGTAGAAGGGGTCCCAGGTGTTGCGGACGTCCACCCGCCACCCGGTCAGGATCCGAGCGGAGTCCTTGACGTCGTCCTCGTCGTAGTTGCCTCGGCCGACGGTGTGCAGCTCCAGCAGCTCGCGGCCGAGGTTCTCGTTCGGGTGCGCCTTGGTGGAGATGGCGTTGTCCAGGTAGATCAGCATCGCGGGGTGGGTGGCCGCGGCACGGAGCAGGTCGGCGAACCGCCCCAGGGCGTGCTTGCGGATCGTCTGGCCGTAGCCGACCCGGTGCACGAAGGCGTTGTCGCCGTTCGCGGTGACGTTGAAGTGGTTCTCCCAGAAGGCGGTCATCGTCTCCAGCACCTGGCGGCGGCTGCGCATGCGGCGCATCAGCACCCAGCGCTGGTAGTCGGCCATGACCTCCCATCCGCCGCGGACGTTGCCGATCTGCCGCTGCCACAAGGTGGCAGGGTCCCTGGCCAGGTCCGGCCACCAGGTGTCGATGGCGGTGACCGCGCTGTCGTCGATCGAGCCGGGCTCCAGCTGCCTCTCGAACCAGGCCCGCCCGCCGCCGGCGTTGCGGACCTCGGTCGCCAGCGCCGGCGTGAGCCCGCCGGAGAAGCGGGTCACGAGGTGTCGCTCGGCGGCCGGCAGCAGGGCCGGGCCGCCGGTCCAGGTGCGGGGGACGTACGCCGCCTCGGCTGGGGCAGCGACGGTGGTGACCGCGGCCGCTCCGGCGGCGCCCGCGGCGCCGGCCAGGACGAACCGGCGGGAGGGGGAGGCGGTGGTCACGGCGAGACTCCGGGGGAGATCTGAGGGATGGACGGCCGCCGTCGGCGACTCCGTGAGGGGCAACCACGAGCCTAGAACCAAAGTAGGGGTTTCGCAGCACTTTCGATGGACTGCCGCTCTCGCGACACCGTTGACCCCGGACGGTGCGGGGTCCGGCTAGGGTGTGGCCAGCCCGCATCACCGGGATGACCCAGGACGGACCAGGAAGCAGCGTTGCCGGAGACCGTGAGCGTGTCCTCGCGCGTGTGGACCGTGCCCAACGCCCTCAGCATGCTCCGGCTGGCCGGCGTGCCCCTCTTCCTCTGGCTGGTCCTCGGCCCGGAGGAGGACCTGTGGGCCCTGGTGGTCCTCATGGTCTCGGGGTTCACCGACTATCTGGACGGCTGGCTCGCGCGCCGACTCGACCAGCGCTCGCGGGTGGGCGAGATCCTGGACCCGGTCGCGGACCGGCTCTACATCCTCGCCGCCGTGCTGGGGCTGTGGCTGCGCGACGTGATCCCGTGGTGGGTGGCCCTGGCGATCCCGCTGCGCGACCTGCTCTTGTGGGGTCTGGTGCCGATCCTGCGGACCCGCGGCTACAGCGCCCTGCCGGTGCACTTCCTCGGCAAGGCGGCGACCTTCAACCTGCTCTACGCCTTCCCGCTTCTCTTCTTCGGCGACGGCCAGGGCACCCTGGCCACGCTCGCCAACGTCTTCGGCTGGGCCTTCGCCCTCTGGGGTCTGGGCCTGTACTGGTGGGCCGGGGTCCTCTACGCATGGCAGGTCGCCAAGCTGGTCCGCGAGACGCCGCCGCTGAGCCGGGACGACCGGAGGGAGGGCCGCCGTGCCTGACAGGTCCTCCGCCCCACGGAGCGCCGACCGGCCGCTGCCGGCACACGTCACGATGCCGCTGCTGGAGCGGGTCCGGATCTCCGCGGTCGACGACGAGTACGCCGAGCACGCGCGCGCCCGCGGCGACGGCAGCGAGCCGCGTCCGCCCTCGCGCCGGGCGGTCACCGTCGTGGCGCTGCTCCTGCTCGGCCTGCTGGTCGCCACCGCCTTCGTCCAGAACGTCCGCTTCGCCGAGCAGGAGGAGACCAACCGGTCTGCCCTGGTCGAGCGGATCGAGCATGAGCGGTCCTCGGTGTCCAGGCTCCAGCGGCAGGTCGGTGAGCTGCAGGCGGATGTCGCCCGGCTGGACCGCGAGGACGACACCTTGTCGCGGCGCCTGCGCGAGTGGCGCTCCCGGGAGGAGCGGCTCGGGCTGGGCAGCGGCTTCGCCGCCGCCCGGGGCCCCGGGGTGCGGGTCACCGTCGACGACTCACCGAGCGGCGACCCGCTCGAGGCGGTGCGGGACGAGGACCTGGCGATGCTGACCGACGCGCTGTGGGGAGCGGGAGCGGAGGCGATCGCGATCAACGGCAAGCGGCTCACCGTGCTCAGCCCGATCCGCAACTCGGGCAACGCGATCAACGTGAACTCCCGCCCCCTGTCCCCGCCGTACGTGGTCGAGGCGATCGGCGACCCGGACACCCTGCAGTCGGACCTGCTGGCCAGCGAGCGCGGGAACGCCTGGATCGGCATGGCGGACCAGCTGGGCTTCCGGTGGAGGATGCAGAATGTCCAGGGCCTGACCCTCCCGGCAGCCCGGGTCCGCACCCCGCTCTACGCCGTGGAAGGGTTGAGGGGACGAGTGGAGAAGGAGGTGACGCCGTGATCGCGGTCATCGGACTGGTGCTGGGCGTGGTGCTCGGCCTGGTCTTCCAGCCCGACGTGCCTCCCGCGCTGCAGAACTACCTGCCGATCGCGGTGGTCGCGGCCATGGACGCGGCCTTCGGCGGCCTGCGCGCCCACCTGGAGGACCTCTTCGACGACAAGGTCTTCGTCGTCTCCTTCCTGTCCAACGTGGTGATCGCCGCCGCGATCGTCTTCCTCGGCGACCAGCTGGGCGTGGGGGAGCAGCTCTCCACCGGCGTGGTCGTCGTGCTCGGGATCCGGATCTTCTCCAACGTCGCCGCGATCCGGCGCCATGTCTTCCATGCCTGACCCGGCCGCGGAGGCCCGGCCCGGCGACCCGCCCGATGGCCGGTCGAGCCGGCCGGACGCCCGCGAGCGCCTGCGCCGCGGCCTGTTGAAGCCGACCCGGTCTCAGCTCCTGGTCGGCGTGCTGCTGGCCGGGCTCGGCTTCGCGGCGGTCACCCAGGCGCACTCCAACGACGTCGAGAACACCTACGCCAACTACCGCCAGCAGGATCTGGTCAACCTCCTGGACTCGCTCTCGACGGCCACCCAGCGTGCGCAGCGCGAGATCGCGGTGCTGATCGAGACGCGCGACCAGCTGCGCAGCGCCTCCGGTGACAAGGAGGCCGCGGTGATCGCCGCGCGACGGGCCGCAGACAACCTCGCGATCCTGGCCGGGACGGTCCCGGTATCGGGTCCGGGACTGCGGATCACCATCACTCCCGGTGACCAGCCGGTCGATCTCAACAGCCTCCTGGACATGGTGCAGGAGCTGCGCACCGCCGACGCGGAGGCGATGGAGTTCAACGACCGCATCCGTGCGGTCGCCAGCACCTCGTTCGCGACCGGGTCGCTGGGCGTCGAGGTGGACGGGCAGCCGCTGGAGGCGCCGTACGTCATCGACGTCATCGGCGACCCGGTCACGCTCGAGGAGGGCCTGAAGTTCCCCCGCGGCCCCCTGGAGCAGCTGCGCGACGACGACGGCGCCACCGTCGAGGTCGAGCAGCTGGAGCGGGTGGAGATCGCCTCGGTCGTGCCGGGCACGCGACCTGACTACGCGCAGCCCGACTCCGGGCAGTAGCCTGCCGAGCAGCCGACCCGGCAGCCGCGACCATCGACGACGGAGGAGTCACCTGTGTACCCCGAGGACCTGAAGTACACCGCCGAGCACGAGTGGGTGCGCCAGCCCGGAACCGCCGAGGGGTCCGTGCGCATCGGGATCACCGACTACGCCCAGGACCAGCTCGGGGACATCGTCTACGTCTCCCTGCCGGAGGTCGGCGACACGGTCGAGGCCGGCGCGGCCTGCGGCGAGCTGGAGTCCACCAAGTCGGTCAGTGACGTCTACGCGCCCTTCGCGGGGGAGGTCGTGGCCCGCAACGACGCGCTGGACGCCACGCCGGAGCTGGTGAACAACGACCCGTACGGCGAGGGCTGGCTGTTCGAGATCGTCCCCACCGACGCGAGCGCCGTCGACGGGCTGATGAGCAGCGCGGACTACCAGGGCTCCCTGGACGGCTGAAATCCTCACCCGCCGGCTGATAGGTTCGGCGCACATTCCCTCACGCTCAGCCCGCACGTGAGGGTGCAACCCCCCGACCTGCCATCCCAGGAGACTTGAATGCCGTTCTGCACGAACTGTGGGAACCAGAACCCCGCCGACGCGCGGTTCTGCTCCCAGTGCGGCACCCGCCTGGTCACCGCGGACGCCCCCGCGGCGGAGAGCCGCACCGAGACCACCTCCACGCACACCTTCGCGGTGCCGGAGAAGGTCGAGGCATCCTCCGACCGGCTGAACCCGGTCGACGCCGCGGCCGTGGACGCGCTCCCGCC encodes:
- a CDS encoding DUF1800 domain-containing protein — its product is MTTASPSRRFVLAGAAGAAGAAAVTTVAAPAEAAYVPRTWTGGPALLPAAERHLVTRFSGGLTPALATEVRNAGGGRAWFERQLEPGSIDDSAVTAIDTWWPDLARDPATLWQRQIGNVRGGWEVMADYQRWVLMRRMRSRRQVLETMTAFWENHFNVTANGDNAFVHRVGYGQTIRKHALGRFADLLRAAATHPAMLIYLDNAISTKAHPNENLGRELLELHTVGRGNYDEDDVKDSARILTGWRVDVRNTWDPFYSAPDHWTGAVSVMGFSDANAVADGRALTERYLDYLARHPATARRVAGRLAVKFVQDDPPSSLVDRLAAAYLAADTDIAAVLRELVATPEFAAARGRKVRDAFEDLVATHRALGVSLQAPTGPNSAANAMLWKANKMGGMPLAWPRPDGHPIADAAWCSSSRVLASLELHWEMSGGYWPKQDIRYRAGTSWLPQRRMRFDVLVDALSRRLLHRPSTSVLLQACCEALDLTPGTIITRTHRAVTYDNARLLTTFLDSPAFLSR
- a CDS encoding CDP-alcohol phosphatidyltransferase family protein, with amino-acid sequence MPETVSVSSRVWTVPNALSMLRLAGVPLFLWLVLGPEEDLWALVVLMVSGFTDYLDGWLARRLDQRSRVGEILDPVADRLYILAAVLGLWLRDVIPWWVALAIPLRDLLLWGLVPILRTRGYSALPVHFLGKAATFNLLYAFPLLFFGDGQGTLATLANVFGWAFALWGLGLYWWAGVLYAWQVAKLVRETPPLSRDDRREGRRA
- a CDS encoding DUF881 domain-containing protein, translated to MPDRSSAPRSADRPLPAHVTMPLLERVRISAVDDEYAEHARARGDGSEPRPPSRRAVTVVALLLLGLLVATAFVQNVRFAEQEETNRSALVERIEHERSSVSRLQRQVGELQADVARLDREDDTLSRRLREWRSREERLGLGSGFAAARGPGVRVTVDDSPSGDPLEAVRDEDLAMLTDALWGAGAEAIAINGKRLTVLSPIRNSGNAINVNSRPLSPPYVVEAIGDPDTLQSDLLASERGNAWIGMADQLGFRWRMQNVQGLTLPAARVRTPLYAVEGLRGRVEKEVTP
- a CDS encoding small basic family protein encodes the protein MIAVIGLVLGVVLGLVFQPDVPPALQNYLPIAVVAAMDAAFGGLRAHLEDLFDDKVFVVSFLSNVVIAAAIVFLGDQLGVGEQLSTGVVVVLGIRIFSNVAAIRRHVFHA
- a CDS encoding DUF881 domain-containing protein encodes the protein MPDPAAEARPGDPPDGRSSRPDARERLRRGLLKPTRSQLLVGVLLAGLGFAAVTQAHSNDVENTYANYRQQDLVNLLDSLSTATQRAQREIAVLIETRDQLRSASGDKEAAVIAARRAADNLAILAGTVPVSGPGLRITITPGDQPVDLNSLLDMVQELRTADAEAMEFNDRIRAVASTSFATGSLGVEVDGQPLEAPYVIDVIGDPVTLEEGLKFPRGPLEQLRDDDGATVEVEQLERVEIASVVPGTRPDYAQPDSGQ
- the gcvH gene encoding glycine cleavage system protein GcvH; translation: MYPEDLKYTAEHEWVRQPGTAEGSVRIGITDYAQDQLGDIVYVSLPEVGDTVEAGAACGELESTKSVSDVYAPFAGEVVARNDALDATPELVNNDPYGEGWLFEIVPTDASAVDGLMSSADYQGSLDG